Sequence from the Lacerta agilis isolate rLacAgi1 chromosome 6, rLacAgi1.pri, whole genome shotgun sequence genome:
CAAGTCGAGGGAGTCTAAGCTTCTCTCACTGTCCCCATTCCCCCATCAGCCTAATGGAAGCTTTCTTAGTGTATCTGCAAGTGAGACTGCTGTTCTTTTTGTGGCGGGGATGGAAAGGAGCATCTAGATTCTGCAGCATAAAGAGGTACAGGGGCAGCATACTTAGGAAGATGTTAGTTTTGCTGGCCAGGTTATAGGGAATTAGTGGGAGTCTAGGTGCATATAGGAAATCCCATTTGCAGCAATGTTTAGGTATGTGGGTGAGCATGTGAATGGGAAGACACATCTGCAAATGTTGGCAAGTCTCCCGTTCTAACAATCTACTGTGTGTGGCGTGAGTGGTGCTTTTCACACAATTCCACGTGACAGGCTCATAAGCAAACCAGGGAAATCTGAGCTAGGCGGAAATACTGTGACTTACAAAACTGGTTGGAAAGTTACAGCtgggaaaaaaagtttttaaaagaatcCAAATACTGTTTTCATTTTACAGGTGTTGAAATGGCGGCTCAAGATATGCAACAGCCTCTCAGCAGGGCTCCAGTCATTCCAGCTCATCAAACgagtcttcctcctcttctccacgAGCCGAGTGTGTGATGGCCTTCATCCACCGCTGTTTCAGCTCCTCCGTCTCTGCCACCAACGTATAGACCTGCTTGGACTGCACCAGTTGGAAGATGTGACGGGTGTCGCTCTGGGGCATCTCTTTGACTTGGTAGCCCAGAAGGGGGATGGAAGTGTGAGCCCTGACGTCCTGGGAGGCAagtgggaagagagggggggggtgagaggctCAAAAGGAAGCAATTCCAGATGTTCCAAACTGACTCCACAAAACCAACCCAGAGCTGCTCCCTGTTTAACAGGGAGATTGTTGTCAACGTGAGCTGGTTTTGCAATGTTTAAGGACTAAAACTATTCACGGCATGCAGCTGCAAGTATCTTCCCACTATTGTGGTTATTTCTTGGTTTTTACCAAAGGCAGCCTCAAGAGGCTGCTGTAATGTAAGCAGAGAAATAGCAGGGGAAGCGGTTGCTTAGCCTTTCCTCTCTAGCCATTTTTGCATTCAAAGTTTCTCCCATCAGGAACTGCCAGAGGGAGAGCTGGGAGCCTCTGCTCCTGTTTATGGTGGGCCTGTGTATTAAGCACTCAGAACAGCAGtttgggatataataataataataataataataataataataataataataataataaatttatttataccccgcccttccccaccaaaccgggctcagggcagctaacaccaataaaatcacaacaaaaacataaaacaattcattaaaatacagattaaaatacaatttaaaattaaatctaaactgcagcctcatttttaagtagcccaccaatcacaccaaaagaacaaaacatcagggttaaactgaaaccgacccaaaggctaggtggaacagctctgtcttggcAGTTAAGTACCCTCAAGGGATAGAGAACCAGTGtggcccctccaggtgttgttggactcccactcccatcagatgcagcccgcatggccaatggccagggatgatgggagttgtagtttggcaacatctggaaggccaaaggttagCCATGCCCATTCTGAACCTTCTGAGCTTCCACACAAGAACAAATTCTCAATAAGCCCACACATACCTGGGGTGCAGCGTAAATGTACAGCACAAGAGGGTCATCTCGTGGGATCACAAACCAGCCACGCATGCTCCCCTTTCCATTCTTATCCAACAGTTGCAGGAAACTGCACATCAGGCTCTGTCCCGATATTTCTGCAGACTCTTTCTGCCAATTAAACAAAAACACCACACCATTCCCTTCATGCTCCTACTGGCTCCTGTGTCTATAGAATGTGATCTACAGAATGGAACACAACAAACAGTTCAGGGACTCAACAACACAGCTGCAGATGAAACGTTTTAAATGTggtgtaaagtgcaatatacaaatgtgacactagatggtgaaagtgagctatgcaaaattcaatgtgtttttcaaaactttttttttagaagagcattttcactgtgttttttaatatgtgtgtagattccaccctggtcCTGGTTGCACCGGTGGATAAAACAGGCAGGGAGAACGACTGCTTTCGCTCCTTCCGGGTCATAATGTAAGGGGGGGTGcagtgattagagtgttggattaggacctgggagactagggtttgattccccacttgtccatgaagctcactgggtgaccttgtcagggctggagtcaggcgTAGGTCATCAACAAAGCAATAACTCACCCTGGGCCAGTGAAgtaaactctttattcaaggaaacaaccaCAGCTCATGCCTCATGGTCTCAGCAACTCTTTCTAGGAGGCCCTGCCCTGATGAAGCAGTTGCAAGGACCTGAAGCTCCCCACCTTCCCTATGCCCACTAGGACTCCTCTCCATGGTCTTTCCCTGGCAGTCTCAGGCTGCGGCTGCGCACAACCACCctctgctctgcccatttcatttCTCTGAGAGTTCTAGGAGACAAGTggaaggggagctggttgcagcctGTCTCtactctgcctcttggccacccTCTCTCCAGCCTATGCTTCAGCACCAGAGTGTGAACTGTTCTCTGCCATGGCTTCTTCACATTCACTAAATCCTGTCACCTCTCCTGctgctgacacctcctcctccaagttggttccctcttctccctctgaccactaaTCCCCtgtctctgagccttcttcctctgggggttcccgggtggggggggggggttcctgactggtgcttcccaccactcttctgcatccagccagtccataacactccctctcggcctaacctcccttacaggcttgttgtggggaataaaggaggagagggagaactatGTAAGCCACACTGAGCTCCAAGGATTAAAAggtgggtataaatgcaataaataattaaTACATAGAAAACCTTCAGTGCCTTGTGTCAACATAATAGGAGCTGGAGGTCTAGTCTATTGGTTTTTCAATCTTCAGTACCATGGACAGAGTCCCTCTCACTCCCTTGTCCCCTGTCTTCCAGCTCCACTTCACACCTTTTCTGTGGCAACCAGGTTCCATCGCTATTTCTGGCAGTAAATATGTAGGGAGCAATGAGCAGGTGCTTGTAGGGAGCCATTATTTGCTAGGACACTCCGGTGCTTTGTCCCATTCCTTTAGGTGTAAGCATCTcccctacttacttacttactttactTGCCTATTATAAGGAACAGCGGTGCAACCTGAATGGACTGAAAGGAGGAAATCCAGCACAGGTGACCAAACCATAGCTGAAGGCAAGAAATGGGGCAGGCTATTGACTGAGACAGAGAGGATGGAGACGTCTCGGCTCTGCTTCCTCCTCACCTCCAGGATGCCTTTATGCCTTGCCTGCCGCTCGTCAGGCAACAAATGCCCCGTCAGGAAGATGTAGCACTCCACGCAGACACGCTTGGGCCCGCTCTTGTCATATTGCAATTCGGCCTTGTACTCAGAGCACCGGCCACACACCACCTGCCTCCAGGAGAGGAACCAAAGGGTAGCTGCACGGTAGATTCACAGAGGAAACCcccattcttctttaaacaagACCTGAACCAAAGCTGAACATAGAACTGGAAGAGTTCAGCAtctgtccccaccaccaccggcacccagatgtggctggaccaAGCATGGTCGCTCTTGGGATCAGTTCTCTGGACTGGCCCGAGACCAACATGGAGTCCCAAGGCCCTTCCATGTGGCTGCCCTACCCAAAGGAACTCGGCGGAGGTGTACTCACATAGCCACAGGCCGGCAGTGGTGCCTTCTGCGTGTGATAGCATTGAACGGGCCCTTGCAACGCATGCACATGGTCACCAGCTTGTCCCTGATCCACTGAGGAGCCCGTTTGCCCAGCTCATCAAACTGGCAATGCTGGGGGTAAAACAGACCATAAGAACatgaagagccctggtggatatGATCGAAGGGCGATCTAGTCCagctcctgttctcccagtggccaactaggttctatgggaaacctgcaagtcaATGTCAGCAGGGCTGGCAACAGCATAATGGCAGGGGTGGATCTGCTGTCTAAGCAAAATCCAACCAATGCATGGGCCGCCTCTGCCACAAGCAgagcctgagtgcaacagtgctttcGGCAacttatgattcccagcaactagtatttagGGGTATATTGCCTCctacagtggaggtggaacagagccattgtggctagtagtcgtTGATAGGacttatcctccaggaatttgtctaatcctcttttgaagcaaTCCAGGTTCGGAGACATCACTACgtcttgtgggagcgaattccacaATTaagctatgcactgtgtgaagggGGTCGGAATTGATCTCTAggctttgatctataggctaccactaaaacgaggctgcattttaaactgtattctaacttatattttaatcaactgttgttgttgttgttttgtttttgttgttgttgttttaaaagtttttactGTACCggtatttatattcagtgttagccgccctgagcctggtcttggctggggaggttggggtataaataaaaatttatattatttttatatacaaCCAAAGAACCATTGAGATGGACTCTCTGGCAATGAAGGCAATTATGGCTACAGCTCATAGGGTCCAGGACATAGACAAGTATGAAGCCTCTTCCATATTGCTTGGCACCATTGCCAGAGCTTTGTTAGGTACAATTACCTCTTTCCTGCATATTCCACTCCTTTGTCTTGTCCTCCAATCATCACACACTTTCCATTTCCCTGTTGCAGATTTTNNNNNNNNNNNNNNNNNNNNNNNNNNNNNNNNNNNNNNNNNNNNNNNNNNNNNNNNNNNNNNNNNNNNNNNNNNNNNNNNNNNNNNNNNNNNNNNNNNNNNNNNNNNNNNNNNNNNNNNNNNNNNNNNNNNNNNNNNNNNNNNNNNNNNNNNNNNNNNNNNNNNNNNNNNNNNNNNNNNNNNNNNNNNNNNNNNNNNNNNTTAAGGAAAtcagcaggggcgtcgcagggggggcggagggggcggggggccccgggcagcacccctgctgggggtgacacaaggggggcggccccgcccactgggcttcccccccccctttttaaaaaaattctttttaggctattttcggcactgccggggtggagccgcaggggccgccagcgagtcggggtgtcacccccctcgctggctgcccctgcagctctgccccggcagcgccgaaaatagcccccgccctccagcggcttttcgcgccgctggctggcttgcggagccagggCAAGGAGAGgagacccgcccctctccctgccccacttgcgccccccccgagggggcccgggcggcggcttcgggagtctctgcagcccgcagaggctcccaaagcccccgcccggcatcccccgggggcggggcgtcgccgcgtgtgcgtgcgtcatgacgcacacaacGCGATggcccgcccccgggggtgccggccCCGCTGCTTCGGAAGCCTCTGCGAGCTGCAGATAGTCccgaagcccccgcccggcatcccccgggggcggggcattgcagCGTgttcgtgcgtcatgacgcacacgcgtGCCGCGATGCCCCCGCCctcaggggtgcctcttggcttcccgccccgggcagccaaggggctaggaacgcccctggaaatcagccctgagtgttcactggaaggacagatcctgaagttgaggctgcaatactttggccacctcatgagaatagaagactccctagaaaagacacaaggagaaggggacgacagaggatgagatggttggacagtgttctcgaagctactaacatgagtctgaccaaactgtgggaggcagtggaagacaggagtgcctggcgtgctctggtccatggggtcaagatgagttggacacaactaaacgactaaacaacaacaatattgatgGGGGGCAGattcctcccctgcccacccccatgtTTATTATGACCTCCAAATGAGGGTGAGATGTATAGATACTGGTTTACAGCAACTCTGTTAAAAAGACTTTAAGAAACTGTCCTGTTTTCAGTCTTTACTGATGAAATAAATACAGCTGCTAGTACAAATTTGTGGTACAAGCACACTTTGAAGACTGTAAATTTCTGGTCAGCGCACCTTACGAGGGATACTGAAGAGGTAGAAAAGGTCAGAAGagtagtatgcttctgaatatcaattGCTGGAAACTGGATGAAGGAAgagcgctgttgtgctcagatcccaCTTATGGGCCTCCCATtcgcatctggttggcctctgtgaaaacaggatactgcactagatgggccattcgcttgatccagcagggctctttgtgTGTCtgtagctgcaatcctatgcacacttgcaCGAACTCAGCATGACTTAGTCGACAACCTGAGTAGACATGCGGAGGATTCTACAGTACTGTCAACCAACCAAAATCGTCCCACGCCTGTGTTAAAACAATGACAGACATGGGGTGCGTTTGTGGATATGCTCTCCTTCACAAAAAACGGTCCCTTCCAATTAGCCTTTAAAAAACCCAGTCGAATGCAGATGTTCACCTCTCGAGGAGCGTAAAATGGAGACTGTAAAACAAAACGGCGGGGCGTCTACTCTTTGCTATCTCTATGTTGCTTATCGCCCTAAACAGCTTAAAATGGTTCCGCCCTCTTAATAAGCTGGGGGCTCCTGTCGCCCAAGGGCGCCCTTGGACTCGTTCCCACTAGGTATTTGCTAGAAAGAAACATGCCTGAGAAGGAACCGGGCGCTTCTGACGCCAGCCTTCTACTATCCCCTCTGCACAATAATGGTATCGTCCAATGGTTACAAAGATAGGGAAATGTAGACTTCCTATGGTTCCATAGCTCCCTAGTTCTCTGCCTCGGGGTGCACTTCGAGCGCCATATCCCTCCCCGCTTTGGGCTGAAATGACGGCTCGAGCAGAAAACAGACACGGAATCTCGGATCCGTGCCTGGGCAAACACGGCAAGCAGCGGCCTCAGAGGCGGATCTTCTGCGTTTTCTAATGCAGACCATGGATCAGACGGATTCCGACTTCCGAGCGTAACTGAGCGTTGAATCGGGGCTTAGCGGGGGTCGCAGGAAGGACCCTCAAACTGCAGACTGCAGTACTGGCAGCGGAAAGCCTCGCTTTCGTaaggctctctccctccctgaacTCCAATAGCTTTTTAAGGGTTCGCCACTAAAAATAAAGCTTAAAATCACATTTCTTTCAAATGAAATAACATCTGAAGTAGGAAACGACCCAGAGTTCCTGGATGGATCGCTTCTAACTCAAAAAAAACAACTCCTGAAACTCTTGTTCATTGCTTTCACTGTTCGCTAAGCTTTCACGTCCGACCCAGGATGGGGGGCGGGGCATGAAAATGAACCCGGAAGTTATCATTATCCGTGGTCACTCTACAATTTTCTGAGTCTATGCAAGAAAGCAGCCAGTTCCTTCTCTCTGCCGCAGCCCTTCCCCTTGCGTGATGTTATGACGCAGAAGCCCGGTGACCAAAGGGCTCGGTCATGTGACGAGGGCAAGGAGCTGTACGCGGAAGTGCGTTCCCTTTTTGGATGGGGGCAGAGGGGATGGCGGCTGTAACGGTGGGCCCTAGGGTACCTCCCGCAGCCGCTGGGCCAGGAATGGGGCCAGCACCGGCGGAGGGGGCCGACGCTCTTTTCGTGGCCTTGAGCGCCGGCTTCACGACCTTGAGCCACCCTCTGCTGTATGTGAAGCTGCTGGTGCAGGTGCGGTCGCATCCGAAAGCCGGTTCCGGGACTGTGGGCCTCTGACGGAGCAGGCAACCCCAAGAATTTGGGGGGTTGCTAAGCAGGGCCCGATAATTAATTAGAGTTATTGGTATTTGCTGTTTATATTGGGATGTGCCTCCGGACATCCCTGGGCAAGTAGGTGCAGCCTTCGTCTTAATTATTGGGGCTGCCCCTAATTAGGGCTCAGTTTCCGGGTTTTGTGGTAGGTGTGACCCCTTGCAACAGGTGGAGGAGGGTCAGTACCTCACAAATGAGGTTAATCTCCTTTTTGCAGTTTACCTAGATATTGTAAAGAACGTTGCTGTTCCGTTTGCTGTATAAAATGACACTGTCACAACTAAAAATGGTGTATCTATGAGGATGATTTGGACTGTTTACCCTTCACCGTAAGGGTTCAGAGTGGGTTAGAAAAATGCAAAAAGACAATACTAAAAT
This genomic interval carries:
- the FGD2 gene encoding LOW QUALITY PROTEIN: FYVE, RhoGEF and PH domain-containing protein 2 (The sequence of the model RefSeq protein was modified relative to this genomic sequence to represent the inferred CDS: inserted 1 base in 1 codon) — its product is MTHEHAAMPRPRGMPGGGFGTICSSQRLPKQRGRHPRGRAIALFGHWENRSWTRSPFDHIHQGSSCSYGLFYPQHCQFDELGKRAPQWIRDKLVTMCMRCKGPFNAITRRRHHCRXCGYVVCGRCSEYKAELQYDKSGPKRVCVECYIFLTGHLLPDERQARHKGILEKESAEISGQSLMCSFLQLLDKNGKGSMRGWFVIPRDDPLVLYIYAAPQDVRAHTSIPLLGYQVKEMPQSDTRHIFQLVQSKQVYTLVAETEELKQRWMKAITHSARGEEEEDSFDELE